One region of Endozoicomonas sp. Mp262 genomic DNA includes:
- a CDS encoding Na(+)-translocating NADH-quinone reductase subunit C: MSNDSIKKTLLVTILLSLVCSVVVSAAAVFLKPKQELNKVVDVQRNILAISGLTDNAGALTNLQVAELFQHITPRLVNLETGKFVDASEADINAYDQRVAAKDPKASHTLAGAQDIASIKRQANVAKVYEIVKDGKRKTLILPVHGYGLWSTLYGFMALEGDLNTVAGLGFYEHGETPGLGGEVDNPNWKSKWAGKEVYDNKGAVELAVIKGSVDAANPAAKYQVDGLAGATLTSNGVTNLVQFWMGKNGFGPFLEHLKAGDA, encoded by the coding sequence ATGTCTAACGACTCCATTAAAAAGACGCTACTGGTCACGATCCTGCTGTCGCTGGTCTGCTCGGTAGTGGTATCTGCTGCGGCTGTTTTCCTGAAGCCCAAGCAGGAGCTGAACAAGGTGGTTGATGTTCAGCGTAATATCCTGGCTATTTCCGGCCTGACTGATAACGCCGGTGCGCTGACTAACCTGCAGGTGGCTGAGCTGTTCCAGCACATCACACCTCGCCTGGTTAACCTGGAAACCGGTAAGTTTGTGGATGCATCCGAAGCGGATATCAACGCCTATGACCAGCGCGTTGCTGCTAAAGACCCTAAAGCGTCCCACACCCTGGCCGGAGCTCAGGATATTGCTTCCATCAAACGTCAGGCTAATGTGGCCAAGGTGTATGAGATCGTCAAAGACGGTAAGCGGAAGACTCTGATTCTGCCCGTTCATGGTTACGGTCTGTGGTCCACCCTTTACGGTTTCATGGCGCTGGAAGGTGACCTGAATACTGTTGCGGGCCTGGGTTTCTACGAGCATGGTGAAACTCCGGGTCTGGGCGGTGAAGTGGACAACCCGAACTGGAAGAGCAAGTGGGCGGGCAAAGAAGTTTACGATAACAAAGGTGCGGTTGAACTGGCTGTTATCAAAGGCTCTGTAGATGCTGCCAACCCTGCCGCCAAATACCAGGTTGACGGTCTTGCCGGCGCAACCCTGACCAGTAACGGTGTCACCAACCTGGTGCAGTTCTGGATGGGTAAAAACGGCTTTGGACCTTTCCTTGAACATCTCAAAGCGGGGGATGCGTAA
- a CDS encoding Na(+)-translocating NADH-quinone reductase subunit A, translated as MIKIKQGLDLPISGSPEQSISDGRAIRSVAVVGFDYVGMKPTMAIAEGDRVKKGQLLFTDKKTPGVRYTAPAGGVVAAINRGEKRVLQSVVIDIKGDEEETFASYKPEELSGLTAEQVEETLNQAGLWTAIRTRPFSKVPALGSRPNSIFVTAIDTNPLAANPEVVINEQTEAFELGINILGKLSAGKIFLCKAPGARIPAGIANAEEFSGPHPAGLPSTHIHFLDPVSVKKTVWQISYQDVIAVGKLFTTGKLYTDRVVSLAGPQVEKPRLVRTRVGASLEELTAGELKSGDNRIISGSILGGRTASGAFAWLGRYHNQVSILKEGTERLFMSWLNPAVDRHSTLNLLLSRLNPSRLFDFTTTTNGGERAMVPVGNYEKVMPLDILATQLLRAIIVGDTEVAQKLGVLELEEEDLALCSYVCAGKYEYGPILRDNLTRIEIEG; from the coding sequence ATGATCAAAATCAAACAGGGGCTGGATCTCCCAATCTCAGGATCGCCTGAACAAAGCATCTCGGACGGCAGGGCTATACGCTCGGTCGCCGTGGTTGGCTTTGACTATGTGGGCATGAAGCCCACAATGGCGATAGCTGAAGGAGATCGAGTTAAAAAAGGGCAATTGCTCTTTACTGATAAAAAAACTCCGGGGGTTCGCTACACAGCGCCCGCAGGCGGTGTGGTGGCAGCCATTAACCGCGGAGAGAAGCGTGTTCTGCAATCCGTCGTCATTGATATCAAGGGCGATGAAGAAGAAACTTTCGCCTCTTACAAACCTGAGGAACTGTCCGGCCTGACCGCTGAACAGGTGGAAGAGACGTTAAACCAGGCCGGCCTTTGGACAGCTATTCGCACCCGTCCATTTAGTAAGGTTCCTGCCCTGGGTTCCCGTCCGAACTCTATTTTTGTGACCGCTATTGATACCAACCCTCTGGCAGCCAATCCGGAGGTGGTCATCAATGAGCAGACCGAAGCCTTTGAACTGGGCATCAATATACTGGGCAAACTCAGCGCTGGCAAAATTTTCCTTTGCAAGGCACCGGGTGCCCGTATCCCGGCAGGTATAGCCAATGCTGAAGAGTTCTCTGGCCCACACCCTGCGGGTCTGCCAAGTACCCATATCCATTTTCTGGATCCGGTTTCTGTAAAAAAGACCGTCTGGCAGATAAGCTATCAGGATGTGATTGCGGTTGGTAAATTGTTTACCACTGGCAAACTGTACACAGACCGGGTGGTTTCCCTGGCGGGACCGCAGGTGGAAAAACCACGCCTGGTTCGTACCCGTGTAGGTGCCAGCCTGGAAGAGCTGACAGCCGGTGAACTGAAAAGCGGTGATAACCGTATTATCAGTGGTTCCATTCTGGGAGGTCGGACTGCCAGTGGTGCTTTTGCCTGGCTGGGACGTTACCACAATCAGGTTTCCATTCTGAAAGAAGGCACTGAGCGTCTGTTCATGAGCTGGCTGAACCCGGCAGTTGATCGTCACTCCACCCTGAACCTGCTGCTTTCCAGACTGAACCCCAGCCGCCTGTTTGACTTTACCACCACAACCAATGGTGGTGAGCGAGCCATGGTGCCTGTGGGCAATTACGAGAAAGTGATGCCGCTGGATATTCTGGCCACCCAGTTGTTGCGTGCCATTATCGTTGGCGATACAGAAGTAGCCCAGAAGCTGGGTGTACTGGAACTTGAGGAAGAGGATCTGGCCCTGTGCAGCTATGTCTGTGCTGGCAAGTACGAGTACGGTCCCATTCTGCGCGATAACCTGACACGCATCGAGATCGAGGGGTAA
- the tmk gene encoding dTMP kinase, which produces MGFFLTVEGCEGAGKTTAMESIRQWLIAKGIAFEQTREPGGTLLAEQIRELLLAKHQESVADTTELLLMFAARSQNFHEKIKPALAQDKVVLSDRFTDATYAYQGGGRGVDCSRIEILEQLVQGDCRPDLTLLMDLEPELGLARARGRGGELDRIEQEDIDFFKRVRAAYLARAEQFPERYRVVDASQSIESVRVRIETILAEYLESCL; this is translated from the coding sequence ATGGGTTTTTTTCTCACGGTAGAAGGTTGTGAAGGTGCAGGGAAAACAACAGCTATGGAGTCTATTCGCCAATGGCTTATAGCAAAGGGTATTGCGTTTGAACAAACAAGAGAGCCGGGCGGCACCTTGTTGGCTGAGCAAATCAGGGAGCTGCTGCTGGCCAAGCACCAGGAATCAGTGGCGGATACCACTGAGCTGCTGCTGATGTTTGCTGCCCGTTCACAGAATTTCCATGAAAAAATCAAGCCAGCCCTTGCTCAGGATAAAGTGGTTTTATCCGATCGTTTTACTGATGCAACTTATGCCTATCAGGGCGGAGGACGGGGTGTTGATTGTTCACGAATCGAAATTCTTGAGCAGCTGGTACAGGGAGATTGTCGTCCGGATTTAACCCTGTTGATGGATTTGGAGCCGGAACTGGGTCTTGCCCGGGCCCGTGGACGGGGCGGTGAGCTGGATCGTATAGAGCAGGAAGATATTGACTTCTTCAAGCGTGTCAGGGCGGCTTATCTTGCCAGGGCTGAGCAATTTCCAGAACGGTATAGGGTGGTGGATGCCAGCCAGAGTATTGAATCTGTCAGAGTCCGGATCGAAACGATACTGGCAGAGTATCTGGAGTCATGCCTGTGA
- a CDS encoding TatD family hydrolase encodes MLVDSHCHLDRLKLDKYDGKLELALAAARKRGVGKVLCAGIDMEHAGQIIQLAEQFPDVYASIGVHPLEDKSPAPDIDQLLNYARHSKVIAIGETGLDYYYSPDNKQAQQECFVIQLQAAARAELPVIVHTRDAREDTLSLIRAHGDLEQAGVLHCFTESREMAKAAMDMNFMISISGIVTFGNASALRDVVKQLPLDRMLIETDAPYLAPVPHRGKPNEPAFVAEVAHYIADLKKISVDKLVEQTTNNFFKLFKKAAR; translated from the coding sequence ATGCTGGTAGATTCCCATTGCCATCTTGATCGGCTGAAGCTGGATAAATACGACGGAAAGCTGGAATTAGCCCTTGCTGCTGCCCGAAAAAGAGGGGTTGGTAAAGTCTTATGTGCTGGTATTGATATGGAGCATGCGGGGCAGATTATTCAGCTGGCTGAACAGTTTCCTGACGTCTATGCCTCGATAGGGGTGCATCCTCTCGAAGATAAGTCACCAGCACCAGATATAGACCAGCTTTTAAACTATGCCAGGCACAGCAAAGTTATTGCCATCGGTGAAACCGGCCTGGATTACTATTACTCCCCTGATAATAAACAGGCGCAGCAGGAATGCTTTGTTATACAACTACAGGCTGCCGCCCGGGCAGAATTGCCGGTGATTGTCCACACCCGTGATGCCCGGGAAGATACCCTCAGCCTTATTCGTGCCCATGGTGATCTGGAGCAGGCAGGTGTTCTGCATTGTTTTACAGAGTCCCGGGAGATGGCAAAAGCGGCCATGGATATGAATTTTATGATATCTATTTCAGGAATAGTGACCTTTGGCAATGCTTCTGCCTTAAGGGATGTGGTAAAACAGTTACCCCTTGATCGAATGCTTATTGAAACGGATGCGCCCTATCTTGCCCCTGTTCCCCACAGAGGTAAGCCTAATGAACCTGCTTTTGTCGCTGAGGTAGCACATTATATTGCCGACCTGAAAAAAATTTCGGTAGATAAGTTGGTAGAACAAACGACCAATAATTTTTTTAAGCTATTTAAAAAAGCAGCTAGGTGA
- a CDS encoding protein kinase: protein MAEFIGLFFCGFFLFLNSRVSLNRKIIVKLLLLIISLFFLCGRLFGLDSVSCLVFVDDKKDNVLESLYCRDEKSPEENYSLNTLELMLVGQVDKVDVSLAMNYYGIEYPCFDPDGTKVDLDVGVSFIRKSFADHHSIECHRLVEQGFLKIEAKVFELSGSNYMGKIQMLFFEWKGRVVLMPYKPQSEDPFPQSFIQHHSKSSGLKRARYQKTIVVHGGKIYSAIVLDDRCVFSAHIDRKGKRDGKFIYNIVGDKFLKGLEPYAPQDSLVSSGGFESDKLIKEIQGSGKDIFGPVLSVCQNYYTGQDRDFYYDWMEYFDDKEASRSSRVELVDAVTQKKVHEAGFIYGRASETYGFDVNKTTRTITWEKLLDTRSDSLYQLACYNRDNHCFHRSRKFRLVSMESMKPLEIDIFPQTTRWSSSKERQRELQVHLISPPSEEQLLERMFSEWSLSCDLRRDSSIRDAPQFLSSDSDDNVRIYQNGNKYVRVKVDRKNKRFEELSQIEKNINMQDKLPEFYRDKYILEKEIGKGVESDIFRALDVENTDYCAVRVSVPPKAIKDNQDKMAHYYHQLLREYDIVCEIKRDPHENVVKVRDALFDSGNRKLVVIMDCYCNALDKELQGKMLSRKIASNYLYQLLCGLSHLHGKNIIHRDLKPRNVLINYSGKLKICDFGISHWLKNDDAICQGLIGPHGYFSVQKPILSEETDNDVVLDRHEEGYNGYFKDIAAVAILYVRMRTGTLPPTLQRDGKLPYTLPSAKTRADTLRLCYDGAIQFNRWLYAQGATNGFKEYFKLCGCPCLDDEAEFLGQVMMEQSESFYNPWSCNYFMENLFFRRN from the coding sequence ATGGCTGAATTTATTGGCTTGTTTTTTTGTGGGTTTTTTCTTTTTTTAAACTCCAGGGTAAGTTTAAATAGGAAAATAATAGTTAAGTTATTATTGCTTATAATTAGCTTATTTTTTTTATGTGGCCGGCTTTTTGGTTTGGATAGTGTTTCTTGTCTTGTTTTTGTGGATGATAAAAAAGATAATGTTCTAGAGTCGTTATATTGTAGGGATGAAAAGTCCCCGGAAGAAAATTATAGTCTCAATACTTTAGAGTTAATGCTGGTTGGGCAGGTAGATAAAGTAGATGTAAGTTTGGCCATGAATTACTATGGTATTGAGTATCCTTGTTTTGATCCTGACGGTACGAAAGTTGATCTGGATGTTGGGGTTTCGTTTATTAGAAAATCTTTTGCTGATCATCATTCAATTGAATGTCATCGACTGGTAGAGCAAGGGTTTTTGAAAATAGAGGCTAAGGTTTTTGAGTTGTCAGGCTCAAATTATATGGGAAAAATACAAATGCTTTTTTTTGAGTGGAAAGGAAGGGTTGTTTTAATGCCTTATAAACCACAGTCTGAAGACCCATTTCCCCAATCATTTATTCAACATCATAGTAAGAGTTCAGGTTTAAAAAGAGCCAGGTATCAAAAAACTATTGTTGTCCATGGTGGTAAAATTTATAGCGCTATTGTTTTGGATGATCGATGTGTTTTTTCCGCACATATCGATAGGAAAGGTAAGCGTGATGGAAAATTCATTTATAATATTGTAGGAGATAAATTCCTTAAAGGTTTAGAACCATATGCACCTCAGGATTCCTTAGTTAGTAGTGGTGGGTTTGAAAGTGATAAACTCATTAAAGAAATACAGGGAAGCGGAAAAGATATTTTTGGGCCTGTCTTGTCTGTCTGCCAGAACTACTATACTGGTCAAGATCGGGATTTTTATTACGATTGGATGGAGTATTTCGATGATAAGGAAGCCAGTCGGAGTTCACGGGTTGAACTGGTTGATGCTGTAACGCAAAAGAAAGTGCATGAAGCAGGTTTTATTTATGGCAGGGCATCAGAGACATATGGATTTGATGTCAATAAAACGACAAGAACAATTACTTGGGAAAAGTTGCTTGATACGAGATCAGATAGCCTGTATCAGTTGGCATGCTACAACAGGGATAATCACTGCTTTCATAGAAGTAGGAAGTTTAGACTTGTATCGATGGAAAGTATGAAACCTTTAGAAATAGATATTTTTCCACAAACTACTCGCTGGTCCAGCTCAAAGGAAAGACAAAGGGAGTTACAGGTTCACTTAATTTCTCCTCCATCTGAAGAACAGCTATTAGAAAGAATGTTTTCTGAATGGTCACTATCTTGTGATTTAAGACGGGACTCTTCAATAAGGGATGCTCCTCAGTTTTTAAGTTCAGACTCTGATGATAATGTTCGAATCTACCAAAATGGTAATAAGTATGTAAGGGTGAAAGTTGATAGGAAAAACAAGAGGTTTGAAGAGCTATCGCAAATTGAGAAAAATATAAACATGCAGGATAAACTTCCCGAATTTTATAGAGATAAATATATTTTGGAAAAAGAAATTGGGAAAGGCGTTGAGTCTGATATTTTTCGAGCTCTTGATGTGGAAAATACCGATTATTGTGCGGTGAGAGTTTCAGTTCCACCAAAAGCAATAAAAGATAACCAAGATAAAATGGCTCACTATTATCATCAGTTATTGAGGGAATATGACATTGTTTGCGAGATTAAAAGGGATCCACATGAGAATGTTGTGAAAGTAAGAGATGCTCTATTCGATTCCGGCAATAGAAAGTTGGTCGTGATTATGGATTGTTATTGTAATGCGCTTGATAAAGAATTACAGGGCAAGATGCTTAGTAGAAAAATTGCTAGTAATTATTTGTACCAGTTGCTGTGTGGATTAAGTCACTTGCATGGAAAAAATATCATACACCGAGATTTAAAGCCTAGGAATGTGTTGATTAATTATAGTGGGAAACTAAAAATTTGTGATTTTGGTATATCACACTGGTTAAAGAATGATGATGCTATTTGCCAAGGTTTGATTGGCCCGCATGGATATTTTTCTGTTCAAAAACCAATTTTATCAGAAGAAACTGATAATGATGTTGTATTGGATAGACATGAAGAGGGTTATAATGGTTATTTTAAAGATATTGCTGCTGTAGCTATTTTGTATGTGAGAATGAGAACAGGAACGCTCCCTCCAACTTTGCAAAGGGATGGTAAGCTTCCTTATACTCTTCCTTCAGCAAAGACAAGAGCTGATACCTTAAGGCTTTGCTATGATGGAGCAATCCAGTTTAATAGATGGCTTTATGCTCAGGGAGCAACTAATGGGTTCAAGGAATATTTTAAATTATGTGGTTGCCCCTGTTTGGATGATGAGGCAGAGTTTCTCGGTCAAGTCATGATGGAGCAGAGTGAAAGTTTTTATAATCCATGGTCATGTAATTATTTTATGGAAAATCTTTTTTTTAGACGGAATTAA
- a CDS encoding DNA polymerase III subunit delta' yields MSFQPLPWHDELWQMMMASARQGALAHAFLLKGVSGVGKLHFAKAFAGMLLCEANGNEPCQRCKGCSLIQAGNHPDLLVVEPEETGRPIKIGQVRALNDFAQKTAQQGGRRIIIINPAEAMNINASNALLKSLEEPGAETLFLLVSHRAADMLPTIRSRCQVLSFATPGKEQALSWLMDKLDDSRDAGLLLNLASGSPLLAYAFFGQGTLKLRRDLIDSVGALFKGELTPVEVAKEWQGRDYVQILEWLASWLEDSVKFKLSGEDGVIKNDDLIKLIGYLAGKSDIRQLIELRDLLVAQRQILLSGGNLNTLLVLEGVFCRYLGLVL; encoded by the coding sequence GTGAGTTTTCAGCCTCTTCCCTGGCATGACGAACTCTGGCAAATGATGATGGCTAGTGCTCGGCAAGGGGCTCTGGCTCATGCCTTCCTGTTGAAAGGGGTTTCCGGGGTTGGCAAATTGCACTTTGCCAAGGCCTTTGCCGGAATGCTGCTGTGTGAAGCGAATGGCAACGAACCCTGTCAGCGTTGTAAAGGATGTTCCCTGATTCAGGCGGGCAATCATCCGGATTTGCTGGTTGTTGAGCCGGAGGAGACTGGTCGGCCCATCAAGATTGGTCAGGTCAGGGCCCTGAACGATTTTGCGCAAAAGACGGCTCAGCAAGGGGGGCGCCGGATTATCATTATCAATCCGGCGGAGGCCATGAATATCAATGCCTCTAATGCTTTGCTTAAATCCCTTGAGGAGCCTGGAGCTGAAACCCTGTTTTTGCTGGTTTCCCATCGTGCGGCGGATATGTTGCCTACTATTAGAAGCCGGTGTCAGGTGTTGAGCTTTGCAACCCCAGGGAAGGAACAGGCACTGTCCTGGTTGATGGATAAGCTGGATGATTCCAGGGATGCCGGGCTATTATTGAATCTGGCTTCTGGCTCTCCCCTGCTGGCCTATGCTTTTTTCGGGCAAGGTACGTTAAAGCTGCGGCGGGATCTCATTGACTCTGTGGGGGCACTTTTTAAAGGGGAACTGACCCCTGTTGAAGTGGCTAAAGAGTGGCAGGGTCGGGATTATGTGCAGATTCTGGAGTGGTTGGCAAGCTGGCTGGAGGACAGTGTTAAGTTTAAATTATCCGGGGAAGATGGCGTCATAAAAAATGACGATCTGATTAAGCTTATTGGTTATCTTGCGGGTAAATCAGATATCCGGCAGTTAATTGAGTTGAGGGATTTGCTGGTGGCGCAAAGGCAAATTCTGCTATCAGGAGGAAACCTGAATACACTGCTTGTGCTTGAAGGTGTTTTTTGCCGCTATCTTGGGTTAGTTTTATAA
- the mltG gene encoding endolytic transglycosylase MltG produces MLKKFFLGLFIGLFSMALMMGAGWVALNWYADQPVVSTVERDFTIERGDSLTKVAQGLEALGVLEYPEVFSVMGRLSGIAGGLHAGDYQILPGISRRELLAMFTQGQVRYYDITLVEGQTFYQELERLNAHPKLTEPVKREDIPDLLKSLGIDGAAEGLFYPDTYFFEAGAPVRSILARAHKRLNKVLEEEWLGRAKGLPVDSAYEALVLSSIIEKETGAAFERPAIAGVFVRRLQRGMRLQSDPTVIYGMGERYDGQLSRRMLREKTPYNTYVIKGLPPTPIALSGREAINAALHPADGKSLYFVAKGDGTHYFSESLVEHNKAVRKYQVSERRSDYRSTFEVN; encoded by the coding sequence ATGCTTAAGAAATTCTTTCTTGGCTTGTTCATTGGCCTATTTTCAATGGCCCTGATGATGGGGGCGGGTTGGGTAGCTCTCAACTGGTATGCGGATCAGCCGGTGGTCTCTACCGTTGAGCGGGACTTTACCATTGAGCGGGGGGATTCCCTGACTAAAGTGGCTCAAGGCCTGGAGGCTTTGGGGGTGCTGGAGTATCCCGAAGTGTTTTCTGTTATGGGGCGGTTGTCGGGTATTGCCGGAGGCCTTCATGCCGGAGACTATCAGATTCTGCCAGGTATCTCCCGTCGGGAGTTGCTGGCCATGTTCACCCAGGGGCAGGTGCGTTATTACGATATCACCCTGGTGGAGGGGCAGACCTTTTATCAAGAGCTGGAAAGGCTTAATGCCCACCCAAAGCTGACAGAGCCGGTAAAGCGGGAGGATATTCCCGACTTGCTCAAGTCTTTGGGGATTGACGGGGCAGCCGAAGGGCTGTTTTATCCGGATACCTATTTTTTTGAAGCGGGTGCACCGGTTCGTTCGATTCTGGCCAGGGCCCATAAACGTTTGAATAAAGTCCTGGAAGAGGAGTGGTTAGGGCGGGCCAAGGGCTTACCCGTTGACAGTGCATATGAGGCGCTGGTTCTATCTTCTATTATCGAGAAGGAAACCGGGGCAGCCTTCGAACGTCCTGCCATTGCTGGTGTATTTGTTAGACGGCTGCAAAGGGGGATGCGGCTGCAAAGTGATCCTACCGTTATTTACGGAATGGGTGAGCGGTATGATGGTCAGTTAAGCCGGCGTATGCTGCGAGAGAAAACACCTTATAACACCTATGTCATTAAAGGGTTGCCGCCAACACCCATTGCCTTGTCGGGGAGAGAGGCCATCAATGCGGCATTGCATCCGGCTGACGGGAAATCACTGTACTTTGTGGCCAAGGGTGATGGTACCCATTATTTTTCAGAATCGCTGGTTGAGCATAACAAGGCGGTCAGAAAGTATCAGGTCAGTGAGCGAAGGTCAGACTATCGCTCTACTTTTGAGGTTAATTAA
- a CDS encoding VanZ family protein codes for MQVQHRLYIARLALIAVLMVVLWNALFTSWQPLDFMGDKLRHIMAFLGLSFFAAISFPASTTGTRLGVMAVIALGIEVAQLWAPGREFHLDDFVASFLGSCLFELIRRTVTQFLPDKT; via the coding sequence ATGCAGGTTCAGCACAGGCTATATATAGCCCGCCTGGCTTTAATTGCGGTTTTAATGGTTGTCTTGTGGAATGCTTTATTTACATCGTGGCAGCCATTAGATTTCATGGGGGATAAGCTTCGGCATATTATGGCCTTTTTGGGTCTGTCTTTTTTTGCGGCCATTTCTTTTCCTGCATCAACAACAGGAACCCGGTTGGGGGTAATGGCAGTTATTGCCTTGGGAATTGAAGTGGCACAGTTATGGGCGCCTGGAAGAGAGTTTCATCTTGATGATTTTGTAGCCAGCTTTCTTGGTTCCTGTTTGTTTGAGTTGATACGAAGGACGGTGACCCAATTTTTGCCAGATAAAACCTGA
- a CDS encoding NADH:ubiquinone reductase (Na(+)-transporting) subunit D — protein MSVKTKDILLEPVVNNNPITLQILGICSALAVTTSMQVSLVMALAVIGVTTCSNVAVSLIRNHIPNSIRIICQMTVIASLVIVVDQILKAYAYDISKQLSVFVGLIITNCIVMGRAEAFAMKNGPKLSALDGFGNGLGYGCVLLVVAFFRELFGAGKLFGIEILPTINNGGWYNPNGLMLLAPSAFFLIGLLIWAIRSWKPGQVEKAEFKMAPNTKFSEAH, from the coding sequence ATGTCGGTCAAGACGAAAGATATCCTGCTGGAACCGGTTGTTAATAACAACCCCATCACCTTGCAGATTCTGGGCATCTGTTCGGCGCTGGCGGTGACTACCAGCATGCAGGTGAGTCTGGTTATGGCCCTGGCCGTTATCGGGGTTACCACCTGTTCCAACGTGGCGGTTTCACTGATCCGGAACCACATTCCTAACAGTATCCGTATTATCTGTCAGATGACGGTTATTGCCTCCCTGGTAATTGTGGTTGACCAGATCCTGAAAGCCTATGCCTATGACATCAGCAAACAGCTGTCCGTATTCGTAGGCCTGATCATTACCAACTGTATCGTAATGGGGCGCGCAGAAGCCTTCGCCATGAAGAATGGGCCCAAACTGTCTGCCCTGGATGGTTTTGGTAACGGTTTGGGCTATGGTTGCGTGCTGCTGGTTGTGGCATTCTTCCGGGAGCTGTTTGGTGCCGGTAAACTGTTCGGTATTGAAATCCTGCCTACCATCAACAACGGTGGCTGGTACAACCCGAACGGCCTGATGCTGCTGGCTCCCAGCGCCTTCTTCCTGATCGGCCTGCTGATCTGGGCGATTCGTAGCTGGAAGCCAGGGCAGGTGGAAAAAGCCGAATTCAAGATGGCTCCTAATACCAAGTTCAGTGAGGCCCACTAA
- a CDS encoding PilZ domain-containing protein gives MSRGMTGFLSLTIKDTVSLYESYMPFLEGGGVFIPTSKKYHLGDEVFIRLTLMDDPEVLPVAGRVVWITPEGAQGRKRAGIGIQFASADDTVRTKIEAHLAGTLKSERETSTM, from the coding sequence ATGTCTCGAGGAATGACGGGCTTTTTGTCGCTAACAATTAAAGATACGGTTTCTCTTTATGAATCGTATATGCCTTTTCTTGAGGGAGGGGGTGTATTCATTCCCACCTCCAAAAAATATCATTTGGGTGATGAGGTTTTTATCCGTTTAACGCTAATGGATGATCCTGAAGTTCTGCCAGTGGCAGGCCGGGTGGTCTGGATTACACCCGAGGGCGCCCAGGGCAGGAAGCGTGCAGGTATCGGAATACAGTTTGCCAGTGCGGATGATACTGTGCGTACTAAAATTGAAGCCCATCTTGCCGGAACCCTGAAGTCGGAGCGGGAAACCAGTACCATGTAG
- a CDS encoding NADH:ubiquinone reductase (Na(+)-transporting) subunit B, whose amino-acid sequence MVLRKLLDSLEPHFTRGGKYEKFYALYEAADTLLYSPPDVTHNTSHVRDAVDLKRMMGLVWLCTFPAMFFGMWNVGYQANTAIANGMSLPTDWHGMLIGMLAGNDPASILDNLIYGAVYFLPIYAVTFFVGGFWEVLFAIIRRHEVNEGFFVTSILFSLIVPPSIPLWQVALGISFGVVIGKEVFGGTGKNFLNPALAGRAFLFFAYPAQISGDLVWTAVDGFSGATALSLAQHGGVANLVAHNITWFDAFVGTMQGSIGETSTLAIFIGGAVLLLSGVASWRIVAGTMLGMIGLSTLFNFIGSDTNMMFAMPWYWHMVLGGFAFGLIFMTTDPVSASMTNTGRWFYGILIGLMVVLIRVVNPAFPEGMMLAILFANLFAPLIDHFVIEANIKRREARSNV is encoded by the coding sequence ATAGTGTTAAGAAAACTGCTTGACTCACTTGAGCCCCACTTTACCCGGGGTGGCAAGTACGAAAAGTTCTACGCTCTTTACGAGGCGGCAGACACTCTGCTGTACAGTCCACCGGATGTCACCCATAACACCAGTCATGTGCGTGATGCGGTTGACCTGAAACGGATGATGGGACTGGTCTGGTTGTGTACCTTCCCGGCCATGTTCTTTGGCATGTGGAACGTGGGCTACCAGGCTAACACGGCCATTGCCAATGGCATGTCCCTGCCAACAGACTGGCACGGTATGCTGATCGGCATGCTGGCAGGTAATGACCCCGCCAGTATCCTGGACAACCTGATATACGGTGCCGTGTATTTTCTGCCGATCTATGCGGTGACTTTCTTTGTGGGCGGCTTCTGGGAAGTGCTGTTTGCCATTATTCGTCGCCATGAAGTGAATGAAGGCTTCTTTGTTACTTCCATTCTGTTTTCCCTGATTGTTCCACCGAGCATTCCGCTGTGGCAGGTGGCTCTGGGTATTTCCTTTGGTGTTGTGATTGGCAAGGAAGTATTCGGTGGTACCGGTAAAAACTTCCTGAACCCTGCGTTGGCAGGCCGGGCCTTCCTGTTCTTTGCCTATCCGGCACAGATCTCCGGTGACCTGGTATGGACTGCCGTTGACGGCTTCTCCGGTGCCACTGCCCTGAGCCTGGCTCAACACGGCGGTGTTGCGAACCTGGTGGCTCACAATATTACCTGGTTTGATGCCTTTGTTGGCACTATGCAGGGTTCCATCGGTGAAACCTCTACCCTGGCTATCTTTATTGGTGGTGCGGTGCTGCTGCTCAGTGGTGTAGCATCCTGGCGCATTGTTGCCGGTACCATGCTGGGCATGATTGGTCTGTCTACGCTGTTTAACTTTATTGGTTCTGACACCAATATGATGTTTGCCATGCCATGGTACTGGCATATGGTACTGGGTGGCTTCGCTTTCGGCCTGATCTTTATGACCACCGATCCGGTTTCTGCCTCCATGACCAATACCGGACGCTGGTTCTACGGCATTCTTATTGGCCTGATGGTGGTACTGATCCGCGTTGTAAACCCGGCTTTCCCGGAGGGTATGATGCTGGCGATCCTGTTTGCCAACCTGTTTGCGCCATTGATTGACCACTTTGTCATCGAAGCTAACATCAAGCGTCGGGAGGCTCGTTCTAATGTCTAA